Part of the Triticum urartu cultivar G1812 chromosome 2, Tu2.1, whole genome shotgun sequence genome, CATCCCAAACATGATGTTGCTCCCACCTCCGGCTACCTCGATGAGAAGGTTGATGCCACCACCGGTGATGAAGAACGCGTACTAGTCCTCCTAGAACCAGGAATCGCACAAGCCTCCGTCCTGCAATTTTTTCTAGACCGAATGATTATAGAAACAGAAAAACAAGCTCATCTTGATGGATCGAAAAAGTTCAATCCAACTTACTGCTTGATTAGGACATTTGTAGAAGCGGATGTCTGGGTTTCGGTCTGTTCCGGATACAAACCACCCTGTCTTGACCTTGGGCACATGATCAATGGCAGATGACGAGCAGACGAGGAGCTCTGGCACAACGACAATGGATCAATATAGGGAGGCACTTCTGCGTGGTGGGAAAAGACATTGCTAGGGATCGGTCCGACTGCATGCTCCTTAAATACATCCATGGTGAAAAAGTGTTTACGTTATACAGTGTTCCATTGCAATGGTCGTTTTTTGTACTCTCACCTGAACGAGTACTGCTCGTGTTAGATTAGTGTGTTAGGTGGTGCCCATTGAATACGCATATATACTACATCTCGCTCTTCAGAAGTCTGCCTATACTTTAATTAGCATGCTCGGCGCTTCGAATCACGACTCAACACGCGCCGTGGATGCGATGCGTGCAGATGCCACTGCGTGCATCGATGCACTTCTCGTATCTCAACAACCTAACCATCTCTTGTTCTTCCAATCGAACATAGAACCGGTTATCCATGCCTACACTTCTCGTCCTCTCAACCAAACACAAAAAATTGGCTATCCACAAGTTGATTTGGGATACCCATAAGCCATAACCAACTGCTCCATAAACCCAACACATGTCACCGCTGACCATCGAAGCAATGATCATGATCCCTTCCCGAGGGGTAAATCGGACATTTCCCCCCTATTCCGTTCCGCCCGAGCATTCCCTCGTCCACGCCtccttcttccccttccccttccACCCAAACCAGCAGAAAAAATCCGGCGAATCGAACCTAGGGTTTCACCTCCCTCGCCGCCGATGAAGGGCGGCCGCCTGCACCGCCCGGAGCCCCCGGCCCCTCACGCGGCCGCGGCCCtgcccgcgcccgcgcccgcccccgcccccgcgcCCGCCGACGACTGGGTGGACGGCTCCTGGACGGTGGACTGCTCCTGCGGCGTCACCTTCGACGACGGCGAGGAGATGGTGAGCTGCGACGACTGCAGCGTCTGGGTGCACACGCGGTGCGCGCGCTACGTCCGCGGCGTGCACACCTCCTTCTCCTGCCACAACTGCCGGCACAAGCGCGCCCCCTCCTCCGCCGACGAGACCGAGGTCGCCGAGCTCCTCGCCGAGCTGCCCACCCACCGCCCGCCCCCGCTCTACCGCAGGTGGGCCGAGGTCCCGCTCCCCGCCCGCGTCCACGTCCACGGCCTCCCCGGCGGCGGGGCCGACGCCTCCCTCTTCCGCGGATCCCCCTCCTCCACCGCCTTCTCCGCCGCCCTCTGGCGCTGCGCCGGCTACGTCCCCAAGAAATTCGGCTTCCGCTACTGCGAGTTCCCCTCCTGGGCCGAGGACAAGGACAAGAGTGCCGAGGACAAGAGGACCGAGGACAAGGACGGCGCCGACGCTCTTTTCGCGATGGCCAGGGAGAAGCGGGAGGAGACGGCGCCAGCGCCACCGCCGGCGGCCAGATTATCCCTCCCGATTGGGAATAAGGGAAACAAGAAAGCTCAAACCCTAAGCAAGAAGGCTGAAGGCAGTCAACATGCTGGTGCAAAAGAAGTTCCTCCTCGGACAGATGCTAAGACAAAAGGTGAATAGTTTGGCCACGATTCTTATTATTTAGTTACTGCACACATACCAGTTAGTTTTTCAATGATGTTGCCTACGTTTCGATTATGGATTGTTAGTTTGTTCATTTTAGGAGCACCCAAGATCGCCGCAGAGGCTGATACACAGGATAATGGGTTTGAGTCGAAAGGGGATCTTAACATGCCTGATATCAGGCACAAGGATCAGTTTGCCGACATAACCATGGCCAATTCTGATTTTAAAGTGGTTGGTGAAGCTAATAAGAAGATGAAGGAATCCTTGGAACTGAGTGGGGAGAAGAGGAGTTCTGAGGGAGCTCCAAGGATGCTGAAAAAGGAAGAACCTAAGGAGTCTATTAAACTGGAGATCTCCTCTGGAGGTAGAGCTACATCAGCTGTGGCAGAACAGGAAGCACACTCACGGTTTGTCAAGGCAGAGGTTAGTATATCGTATGCAATTAAATTGCACAATACTAAATCTATTGCCTTCATTTAGTGTTTTTGGTTTGGAGAAGCGTGGGATTGCTGTTTTCTACTTTATATTCTGCTGGGTAATCAGTAGGCCATTTGCTACTGCTACTAAAAGAGCACACATCCAGAGAATTTAATCTGTTATGTGGTCATACAAGTCGAGTCGTGCTGCTACCTCAAAATTAGCCTGTTTTAAATGTAATTACTTACCTTGTCCTGATCACCTTAACCAAATTTAGTTTTAGATTGCCGTACCTTAAAATGGTATCACCTTAACCACAGTGGATTTCCCTGCCTCTAGCACCTGATTTCCTCCACCTGCAATGTATCTTCATCCCAAACAGCATCGACATTTGCAGTGAATTGTTCTCCATGTCCTGGCTTCCCATAGTACTTCGATTGGTCCACAGTAGGTTCATAATAAATCATTATGAACTAATTACATTTTAGGTTTTTACATGACCTTAATTTCAATAGTTGAATCTCCATGTCTTCTGAATTCTACCAATCGCACTATTTCAGAGTGATTATTAGAGTTGTGAATGCATCTTGGCTGTGGCATATGACATTTGACATGACACTATGCGTGGATATGAACACGAAAAACTTGCTGTGATGCTATCCCATTAATACTTTCTGGCATGCCATGCCATGTTAGAGCTGGCAGCTAATGTCAGGCTTCCAAAAATTGAAGTGGAGTAGAGTAATTATATTTTACCTTTTTGTGTAATGATGATGACGTATGTACTGGAATCCTAGACTCTATATTCACCTGTTCTAAGCCACATGAAAAACAATAGCAGGTCAAACCTTGTAAGAATGTGTAGTTCTATTGTGAATAATATTCGCATTTGGAATAGCTGTTATTCAGAATAATGCTGGGCGACATGACCTGAAGGGAGCAACTCCAACCAGTCCCCTAAACCTTTTTTGAGGTGCTCTCTACTTTAGGGACCTCCTTTTATCCGCATGCACTGCACTCCACCCAGCCCCCCAATTTCTTTTACTTCTCTTTTTGCAttaaaaaaagaggaaaaaggaaaattaGCAGTTGTCGTCCGGCAAACTCTGATGGACTCCGGTGAACTCCGATGGGCTTCGGTGAATTCTGGCGGGCTGGTGAGCTCTGCCAAATGCCGCTGAGCTCAGGCGAACTTCGGTGGTCAGCAAAGGCAATGGTGGCGGTTGGTGGCAGGAGGGAGTTTTCATGGCGGGTGGTGTTTTTCGGGGGAGGGGATGGTCCCTACTTTTTTACATGTAGTGAGAAAATGGGTTGAGAAGGAGGGGTCCCTGGTTTAGGGAGATGAGTAGGGGGAGGGTTGGAGTGAATTGTCTGCCCCAAAGCCCAAAAGTAGGGGATAAGGGATGGCTGAAGTTGCTTTGAAGGTAATGGAAGTCAAGAGATTTTTTTTTTTTGACTGGTATGGAAGTCGGAGATTGACTGGGCTGTTATAACTTTATGCAAGGGCGTAAGGGCATTGTTATCAAGTTGGCAGCTAATTGCCAAGCAGGTGGGAGGCCGCTGAATTGTGGTGGcataaggctggtcatagtggggagtaacttatactagtgtcatgcatatgacactagtctaagttactacctttatagtgcaaagtaacataatagtagtGTTATAGAGGACTTCATTTATTAGTTTGTAGACTCATCTTGTATtgggaagcgctatgttacagtaacatattatgttaccacttaccacttctcattaactacataccacataagcaaaattttcttggagtgcgctatgttactagctaagttactcccactatgactagcctaaaaAACACGTAATGAGATTTAATACAATTTAACCCAAAATTAGCCCACTACCACTATTGCGGCGACCTAAAAAACACTTGATGAGATCAACACTGATTTTACCCAAAACCAAGAACTATTAAATCTTCTAGTGCGTGTCTTCTCTAGCAGCATTGAGGTGGTGGTGATGCTCTGCCAAAAAGGGCGTCTTGTTGTGAGGTGGCACTAGCATGAGAGGTTGCTCTGCCATCAGGGCTGTGCCTCAATAAGTGGTCAAACGAACCCAATACGAGTCAGGGATGATGCGTGAGGAAGAGGATATCATATAAGAGGGAAATAAAATATTGATGGTTAAAGCATTGTATTTTTTGTGCTTGACCAGTCAAATGGCGCAGTGTGTCAAGCTACTTCTGTTGGGTGTCCTAAAGAAAATTATGCAATTTGGTTGGCAGATCCAAAATATCCAGAAGAGCCAACTTCATTATTTTCCTGGCACAGAATAGAGATGGAGAGTTGTGTTGCCTTTTCTGTTTCTGTTACAATTTTTATGTTGATGCATTTTTGTCAGTATTGTTTTTCTTAAATGAGTTAGTCTGTGATAGTGCGCCAACTGTTTATTTCTGTGGTACAATATTTTTTTGGAATGAAAATGTGCGGTGCTTGATTGTGTCAGTAATTTTAGCTTGTTTGTTGCCTGTGCTATAAAAAAAATGGTCTGCGGTCAGAAGGGGTCAAAGACGGCGCCTGGGCAGTGCTTCAGAGCTGGATAGGGTGGAAGAAAATGGCAAGTGACGCGACGCTGTGAAGTCTTCTGACTTGCCGTCGATTATGTGTTGCTGCTGGGAATGATTTAGGCACCTATGTCGCCGTCGCCTCTTGATCTTGTTCATCAGCTTGTTGCTACCATGGTGGTGGTCATTTTGTTGCTGATTATTAGAGTGGCAGGAATGACACCGCTAATCATCAGGAGTGAAGTAGCATCCTAGGACAAAAGGGTAGCTTGGAGGTCATTTATTCATGTTGTCTTGTTGAAATTGTCTACCAACCATGTCTCTTTATAATGGCACAGTGGCCATCTAGGCACTATGTAGCATGCTTCTGCTCGCCTAGCTTCTTTGGCAACACTGTTTATTGTACAGTCTTTACTGTTAGTGAGTGCCTAATAAGATTTTTATAGTTGATATACCACCATATGCAGATATTTAGCTTGTAGGGTTGTCGTTTATATAGCCTATGTTCTTTATTACGTCACAAGTGGCTACAGATTTATAGTTTATTTTTAGTCTAATGGAATAAATATATAAACCCTTTTAATTCAGTGACTTCTTTGAGTTTCTGAAGGTCGTTTCCATGATCTGCAGTCTATTTTATCAAGCATGTTTAGTTCTTGACATCTACAGAACACTGTGACTATGCAGGTTAGCATATGTAAGAAACAAATTGAAGGAAGCCATAATGTGGACTTACAATCTGGCATAAAGAATGCAGGTACTAAAGCTCCCAGCTGCTGTGAATTATGATTTGATGACTACGAAAATGCCTTTGAAACACTGTAGTGTTACTTATGCTTGTAACATTACACTGTTGCAGAAATGGATGGAGCTACGCGTAGCCATGGTTCCATGAAAGTGCACGTGGGTCTTCAGAAACAACCAAATCAAGCTTCTTCAAATCTGCAGGTTCCTGCTAGTGTACTAGCTTTGCCGATTCAGTCAAAATCAAAGAGTATTAAGAGAGGGGTTAATTTTCAGGATCGTGAGAGAACAAAGGCTACCCAGTTCATTAATGATGAGCATAGGAGCGACAATCAAGGTCAAGGGATTGGTGCAGGTTCTTTGACTGCTCAAAGAAGTTCAGCCAAGTCTATCTCTGATTCAGGCTCTGACCTTCTAAATTCCGTGACAAAAAGTCAGATGCACACAATACCTGAGCAAAACTCAGCTTTAGGTGCTCAGAAAGTTTGCACTGCCTCTTCTGGTCCTACACATTCCCATGTTGAGATATCACACTCTTTAGTTTCAGCAGAACCATCATCAGGAGGGAAGACTAGCCGTTTAATGAAAAAGGAACAGACGAAGTTGGTTACTCCTGCTGATAGCAAACATGATTCTGTAAAGCATCCTGCAGAGAGTTCCAAGGAATTTAGTAGGTCCTCTGAGAAAGTTCAACTGAAAGGCTCCCTTTCTTCTGCACCAAAATCATCTCAAACAAGCAAATCATATGTGCCTTCAGCCAAACTTAGAGTACCGGTCTCAAAGGAGCAGTCACAAAAGACACCTATGACTGCTGGCACCACAGCTAGATCATTCCATGGAGAAGTGCCACCATTGCATTCTCGTAACAAGGCAATACCTTCTAATTTACCCCAGAAAAAAGACAAGACCCATCACCGCTTTGTTCATGTCACACAAGAGGGCTCTACTAATTCAGCATCAACTGAGTTGCGAGCCTCTGATGCGACAGCTTCATTGAGTGATGAACAGGTGTGAATTATAATGAAGTTTCCATTATCAAATATTTCTGTTGATAAACAAGTTAAAGGATTTCTCACTTCCTGTTACTTATTTTTCGTAGCTTGCGTTGTTATTACATCAACAATTAAATAGCTCCCCAAGAGTACCAAGGGTGCCACGTGGCCAACAAACAGGTAGCCAGATGCTACATCAAACTGGAGCGTCTGTTTTTTCCAAGCGGTCTTCAGCACATGGAGGAAGGGATCAAACACCGGTAAGATCACTTGTACTGAATTTCATAAATGTGTATGTTTATTTCATTTATGTAAAAAAATATGAGTTTGTCTATTTGCACAGGTGTTAAAGAAGAGAAACAAAGATGATGTCGCATTGAGAGATAATGGCGACAACAAGAGGTCAGGAAAGGTGTCTCTTGTTGAACGAAGGCATAAAGATTATAGCACCGAACGTACTCCTTCTGTGAAGGACTCATGCAGATTAGCTGACAATGCAGAACTGGAAGAGCAAAATCATGGTATGTGTTCAAACGAAGCTACCACTGGGTTAGAAAAGGACGACCGGATGGATAGCGGTCTTCCGCGCAGTTTACCTGGTATGTTGTTTAGTTCATcacttcattttgcttttccccCTGTAGACATCCATGAGCTTGACATACAATCTATCTACAGGATTCATTGATGAAATCATCAGTAGCAACAGAAATATAACATATGACGAACTGTGTGATGCTATCGGTGAGGTATGTTACTTACACGAGCAGTTCATGTATGGTATTCATTTATGGAAAAGAGTCCACTTTATTACAACCTTCAACTCTCGCCAATGTTCCCATTCAACTCCTAATTCCTAAACTGTTTGTTTTTAACCCCAAACTATGAAATCCATCCGCTTTACAACCTTGGCCCCATCCAAAAAGGAACTGATTTCAGAGGTGAAGGTTGTAAGTGGACTTGGGCAAGAGTTGAAGGTTGTAAAATCGACTTTTTTCTTCATTTTCTTAAGTTCACACTGATGTTTATATCACTTCTCAGCATTGGAGGGATTTAGTTAAACCCAAAGGAGAAGATTATTCATATTCCAGCTTTTTACATGCTGTCGATGATTGTCTCAGGACAAAGAGCGAGTGGGCTCACCTTGTTTACCAGGCTCCAAAGGTGAGATATTGTCTTCAAAGTTATCCATATTTGTATTTGTATTTCCCTGTATGACTAATACACTGCCTGATTTTATCACCCTtaacaagtactccctccgtcccaaattacttgtcttagatttgtctagatacggatgtatctagacacaTGTATCTGTTCCCGCCTATGGTTTTGGGGCTGTTGAGTCACTCGGCATATTTCTTTCTAGTTCAAATATTGAAATGTCACACACAAGATGAACCAAATTTGTGTTGCTGTCATTTTGCAAGGTTATCACTATGTTGTATAGCACATTAGTACTCCATGGCGGCATGATCGGGATGATCCAAATGGGTCAAAAAGAAGTCAAAACTTGTAAAACCCTGGTTTTGGCCTTGTTACTAAGGAGAAATTTACATACTTAGCAAAAAGAGATATAATTATTTCAAAAAAGTTTCATATTCTAAAAATCCTTCATTTCAATGTTACTATCAAAATGTTACAAACTGAGGTTAAGGACTGCCACAATTAGTGGGCGGAAACCGGCTGGAGAACAGCCAGCCATTGCACCGCGGTGGTAAGATTCTGATAGCCAGAGTAAGCGATGAAGCAGAGTAgggatgagagagagagagagatagatgAGATAGGAAATaacttctttcttttttctttctcaTGAAGTGCTAGGTCTTTTATAACCAGCTTATTTAGGGAGATAGCACCTCAACTTAGAGGCTAACAAATTAACAAGATAATTAGGAGGAAGAGATGTCTACTCAGTTTAAAGGGCCAGCAAACTAACAAGATAATCTAAGAGCGAGAGATCCGTATCTCTGACACTACAGTCTGCACACCTGGTCCTGTGCCCCTGGTGTGACTGCTGTTGTTTGATGACGGGTGTGATGCGATGGGCCTGTCCCCACATGACACAGAGAATTCCAGGAGTGCAGGATTAGGAGAAAACACAAGAATTTGACATGAATGCAGTGCTGTACGTCGCAATTTTGGGGTCCTCTACTAACTTTAAATCACTCCCTGGTCTTTAAAGTTGATGAGGGAGATTTTTTTTCCCATTTAGACGATGCCTGTATCAACATTTGTTACAATAAGGATTACAACTGCTAAAACTAGGTTTTAAACAAGTGTTTAGCTTCTACGGACAGAATCATCATGTAAACTCATGTGACCAAGTGTTTAGCTTCTAGGGATAAAATCATCATATAAACTCATTTAACTAAGTTGTCTGATTTTTGGAAGTTCAATTTTATGTTGCCCTATAAATTAGTTCCGTAGGAAAAAAGGGGAATACTATGTACATGCTTGCTGCAAACAGGAAAAATTAAAACAGAACACAATCTTTGTTTTTCTTACTCGCTACTACTTTAGCTGTCTGCTGCAAGAAATGTAAAATATAATATTTGTTTCCATACCAGACCATGCATGAGAAGTATTTTACTGCAGTAGCCATGCATACCAAAAGGATTATATATTGTCTGACGGTTGAAGATGCATTCTACTGAATCCATTTCAGATGTTGTGCTTGGTCTGATGGATGAGGGTTCGACTTGTTTTTGTTTTCAGACGAATCCGAATAAACGACGTAAGGTGGAAAGCGACCCTTCATTGGCCGATGTAATGGAAACAGAGAAGACAAGAAACCAGGCTGAAAGATATCCGGGAGAAGAGGGTAGTTCCGAGTCGCAACAAGGTGTGCCAAGGGGCAAAAGGAAGGGTCGGAAACGCTCCCGTCATGAAATGAAATCCTCGAGTTCCAAGAAGAGGAGGAAGATATCGAACATGGATTCATCCTCGGAGGATGCTGCTCCCCCTTTGTCTAATTCCAGCAGCAACCCCATGGTTGATGAGAGCCAAGAAGATGATTCTTCTGGCGGTGATAGGCAACCTAACTTTGCAGGTTCATAGGATGTCCTGCTGATGCAGTGCTGTTCGCAATGACATTAGACTGGAAGGGGACCAGCTGTTTTCCTTTCTGGCCCTCGAATGCAGTAAAAGTTTGTTGGGAGCATTTCCTTTAACCGGAGTTCAGGTTTGTAGCAGGCAACGAACTGTCAGGTTTGATGCCCAACAAGCCGCGCTCATGTAACAGTAGTGTAATCTAGAGTAACCATTTCTTTCCCAGCAGAGTAGAGTATGTTTTTTGGTTGGCATGCTTGAGCTAGTATGTTGAGTGTGCATTTTGTAGCTCTGTATGAGCATATGCCCTAGTGCAGTAAAGCAGGCAGTCTGTATATCAAGTCCTCGAGAAAGCATTTTGATGCCTATTGGTTGCCACCGCCAAGAAGGGCAAAACCATTGCGAGCTCAAAAACATTTTTCGTGTTTAGTCGCAAGCCTGTGTAGCAACCAATCCCCACCGATAAACAAAACAACTGAATGTTGTGATCATATTTGCTCTGTGCACATACAAATTAATGTTGTGTTCATATTTGCTCTGTACAATTGAATGGAGTATTAAGCAAGTCTGTAGCGCTGCACAACTCCTGAGCTTCTTTCTTGAATGCCATATTTGCTGAATTTTCGAACGCAAAATATTGCTAGCTGCATGTGACGTTATTAGTCTATAAAGAATTCAAGCACAGTTGTGTCATCGACTGAATTTGCTTGAAACTGATGGAAGAGATAATTGGATTGTTTTACTCTCAGGCTAGCGTGTGTGCCCCCACTCGTGGCCCCGCCTCGTCAGCTAGCGTTGGCCGTTCTTGGCCCGGTAGGCGCCGCGTCTACCTCGCGCGTGACGTAAGCTCTTGCGTAAGTGAGGCTCTACTCAACAGCGGCTCAGCTTTCCAGTTTTTTGTAGCACGGATCGTGTCGACGAGACTGCCGGCCTTCCAATTCCGTGGCTGGGAGGAAATTCAGCCGGAACCTATATACTCGCATCTGCGTTGTACTATTTGGAAGTTATTATTATACTTtctccgtctcaaaataagtgactcaattTTATACTATAGATAAGTGACTCAATTTTATACTATAGCTTTAATATAAAATTAGTATAAAATTAAGTCATTTATTTTGAGACGAAGGGAGTATTTATAATAAAGTTTTTTATGCCATGCCAATGACATCCATGGGGGAGACGTGCTAGGGCCACCCACGTCATATATATATGCCCTCCTGTCCTGGCATTTGGTGCAGAAACATATTCTCCACCCCTTTGCCCTCTTCCTCTCCTCATCAGAGTCTTCTTTCTTCTCCATCTGGATCGGTAACATGTGCTCTTCTCCCCCTTGTACCTCGTTTCCTCTTCGTCCGTCCATGTAACCATGGGTCTCTCTGCGGCTCTCGCCCGACATAGATTTGCCATCCGTCGCAACATGGAAACCAGCCGCCATGACAGACGGCACGACTGATCTTTGTATTGCGACGGAGGGAAAATCCGTAGAGGGTATTGTCGACATCGGCCGGCATGTGGTCCTTGTGCTGACAAGATATCTCAACAGAGGGCAAATCAACAGGCGGCACGGTTCTTCCGTGTCTTTAGAGGTAGGAGTAAATGGCATGGAAGAAAGAAAAAAACAGGAGTCACTCGGTAGCAGGCAGGCCTATGTAGCCCACAGCCCGACGCGATGCCACGAGCCCAGACTGTCCGACCTTTGCAGCCCGACGCCCTGCCGCGAGCCCCAAACAAGCGACTGGACGGCCCGGTCTGCTGCCACGAGCACCCACCCGACCACCCTCGGATCGGATCAGACGGCCGAGAAGAAACCCTTCCCGACTAGTACAAATAAGACATCTCTCGGCTAATCCCCTCCTCCCCGCTGCGCCGCCGCCAGCCTCGCACCCCTTTcccaccgcgccgccgccacctctcGTCACCATGGAATCCATGAAGTAGGTGTCGGATTCCCCTTCCTCGCCGGATCCCAAGGACAGTGGTGTTTTTTTTGCTccgctacccccccccccccccccccccccccccccccccccccccccccccccccccccccccccgctcccTCCCATCTCCCCTCCTCTGGTCTCAGATCAAGAGAGGTTTCCTTCGACGCGGCAAAGCACGAGAGCGTCCGCAAGGGAGGCGTCGTCGGGAGCAAGGACGGGATGACTGCCGCCATCACCTACGTGCAGCCGAAAGGTACGAGCTGATTTCGTCGTTGTTCCCGTGATCGATCGTCTTCCCTGCCTGCCTTGGGTTCGGGCGCTCACGATCCGCTCGGTTTCTGCTTGTGCGAGCGTCCTTTTCGACCCTGCTGAGGTCTCCAAGATGACCAAGGCCGATTACTCCGACATGGTGCAGAAAGCGCTGGGGCATGACAGCTTCGAAAAGAAGGCTTAGTAGGCGTTTGCGTGTCCATCCAGTTACTGCATGTACATAGTCTGCCGTCACTAGTTATGGATAAAATATCTCGCTACTAGTACTATGCCTGCCCTCCGTCCAGTTGATACTCTGCCGTTTTGTCAGCTTGTTGGTGGTACAATGCTGCGTTTTGGTTGCCTATTCCTACTACATACTAGTTTTATATTTCTACTTGCCTATACTACCCTAGCTTTTGTTGGAGACTGGCATTTTGCTTGATTAATTATGGATGAGTCTGTCCTTTTCATATCTTGTTGCTTGCTAGTACTATCGCGGAAATGCTTGCTTGCAAATTCTTCCCATTAGGAAATTATTGCAATCATTATCTTCACCCCTGCATGATTCGCTCTGTTGGTTTGCTCAAGTTACATGTTTATCTCAGTTGCAACTTGATTGTGTAAAGTTGGCTGCCACAAAACACTTATTGGTGGGGATCTAAATTCTACCACTAGTTTACAAGTAAACCATTTCATTTCAGTTGAACAACCTGATACTAATTACTTCTGTCTGAACATCATTGCTAGAACTTGGATGCTGATACTAATTACTCCTGCCTGATCCTTGTTTGGAGAGGTTAATTTTTGGGGGAAATCGGTGGACAAGGGGCAGCGATCAGAAAAATCGGTGGTGGGATTTTCCATCGATCGATTGCGCCGGTGAGGGACGAACGACGTACGAACTGTCCCTTTAGGAGTAGAGATTATATTTGTActaaactttcatatttgctccCGTAAgaaaactttcatatttgcttattttttttacttaagtactccctctgtctcaaaataagtatctcaactttgactttgtactaactttagtacaaagttataCTAGAGTTGAGACATTTATTTTGGGAGGGAGGTAGTATAAACTAGACTATTATGCATTTCTATTAAACCACATATATAATATTGTTTCTAATATGGAATTATATTGTTCTTTGTTATACATTCATAAGTTTTGGCATTGACAAATACACACACCATGCTATGTTTAAATAATACTttctccgtaaagaaatataagagcgtttagaacactaaagtagtgatctaaatgatcttatatttctttacagagggagtatgttGTAGAAGAAATCATTTCCTTCTTTTGAGACAATGCCCCTTCAACGTGTGGACAAAGACACAATTTCATATCTTCACTGATTTTGTAAGGCACATGCGTCAATTATAGTGTGTATATGTGTGTTCATGTACATTTTATTTTATCTTAAATATATTGACCCATTTATGCAAAGCATACGATTCTATAAATATCTTGATAGCGATTTCTAGTGTATGATGATGTGGATGATTTTATTAAAGGGTATGTCGTTCGTCCCACACCGATGCAATCGATCGAAAGAACAACCCCTACCGATTTTTCCTCTCAAAAGCCCATGCTCCACCCCATACAACAAAAAACGGGTGAAGAGAAGCACCCAACGCACACCCCTCCCGGCCCGTCCAACGATCCCTAGCCTCACAACTCCTCCCACACGCCTCCTCTCCTCTCTTTGCCCCGATCGATGGCGCCTCGAGGTCCAACTGATACTGAGTTCACTGACACTTTTCATTTTAGTCTCATGTTTAGTT contains:
- the LOC125535341 gene encoding uncharacterized protein LOC125535341 isoform X1; this translates as MKGGRLHRPEPPAPHAAAALPAPAPAPAPAPADDWVDGSWTVDCSCGVTFDDGEEMVSCDDCSVWVHTRCARYVRGVHTSFSCHNCRHKRAPSSADETEVAELLAELPTHRPPPLYRRWAEVPLPARVHVHGLPGGGADASLFRGSPSSTAFSAALWRCAGYVPKKFGFRYCEFPSWAEDKDKSAEDKRTEDKDGADALFAMAREKREETAPAPPPAARLSLPIGNKGNKKAQTLSKKAEGSQHAGAKEVPPRTDAKTKGAPKIAAEADTQDNGFESKGDLNMPDIRHKDQFADITMANSDFKVVGEANKKMKESLELSGEKRSSEGAPRMLKKEEPKESIKLEISSGGRATSAVAEQEAHSRFVKAEVSICKKQIEGSHNVDLQSGIKNAEMDGATRSHGSMKVHVGLQKQPNQASSNLQVPASVLALPIQSKSKSIKRGVNFQDRERTKATQFINDEHRSDNQGQGIGAGSLTAQRSSAKSISDSGSDLLNSVTKSQMHTIPEQNSALGAQKVCTASSGPTHSHVEISHSLVSAEPSSGGKTSRLMKKEQTKLVTPADSKHDSVKHPAESSKEFSRSSEKVQLKGSLSSAPKSSQTSKSYVPSAKLRVPVSKEQSQKTPMTAGTTARSFHGEVPPLHSRNKAIPSNLPQKKDKTHHRFVHVTQEGSTNSASTELRASDATASLSDEQLALLLHQQLNSSPRVPRVPRGQQTGSQMLHQTGASVFSKRSSAHGGRDQTPVLKKRNKDDVALRDNGDNKRSGKVSLVERRHKDYSTERTPSVKDSCRLADNAELEEQNHGMCSNEATTGLEKDDRMDSGLPRSLPGFIDEIISSNRNITYDELCDAIGEHWRDLVKPKGEDYSYSSFLHAVDDCLRTKSEWAHLVYQAPKTNPNKRRKVESDPSLADVMETEKTRNQAERYPGEEGSSESQQGVPRGKRKGRKRSRHEMKSSSSKKRRKISNMDSSSEDAAPPLSNSSSNPMVDESQEDDSSGGDRQPNFAGS
- the LOC125535341 gene encoding uncharacterized protein LOC125535341 isoform X2; the protein is MKGGRLHRPEPPAPHAAAALPAPAPAPAPAPADDWVDGSWTVDCSCGVTFDDGEEMVSCDDCSVWVHTRCARYVRGVHTSFSCHNCRHKRAPSSADETEVAELLAELPTHRPPPLYRRWAEVPLPARVHVHGLPGGGADASLFRGSPSSTAFSAALWRCAGYVPKKFGFRYCEFPSWAEDKDKSAEDKRTEDKDGADALFAMAREKREETAPAPPPAARLSLPIGNKGNKKAQTLSKKAEGSQHAGAKEVPPRTDAKTKGAPKIAAEADTQDNGFESKGDLNMPDIRHKDQFADITMANSDFKVVGEANKKMKESLELSGEKRSSEGAPRMLKKEEPKESIKLEISSGGRATSAVAEQEAHSRFVKAEVSICKKQIEGSHNVDLQSGIKNAEMDGATRSHGSMKVHVGLQKQPNQASSNLQDRERTKATQFINDEHRSDNQGQGIGAGSLTAQRSSAKSISDSGSDLLNSVTKSQMHTIPEQNSALGAQKVCTASSGPTHSHVEISHSLVSAEPSSGGKTSRLMKKEQTKLVTPADSKHDSVKHPAESSKEFSRSSEKVQLKGSLSSAPKSSQTSKSYVPSAKLRVPVSKEQSQKTPMTAGTTARSFHGEVPPLHSRNKAIPSNLPQKKDKTHHRFVHVTQEGSTNSASTELRASDATASLSDEQLALLLHQQLNSSPRVPRVPRGQQTGSQMLHQTGASVFSKRSSAHGGRDQTPVLKKRNKDDVALRDNGDNKRSGKVSLVERRHKDYSTERTPSVKDSCRLADNAELEEQNHGMCSNEATTGLEKDDRMDSGLPRSLPGFIDEIISSNRNITYDELCDAIGEHWRDLVKPKGEDYSYSSFLHAVDDCLRTKSEWAHLVYQAPKTNPNKRRKVESDPSLADVMETEKTRNQAERYPGEEGSSESQQGVPRGKRKGRKRSRHEMKSSSSKKRRKISNMDSSSEDAAPPLSNSSSNPMVDESQEDDSSGGDRQPNFAGS